The following coding sequences are from one Rutidosis leptorrhynchoides isolate AG116_Rl617_1_P2 chromosome 11, CSIRO_AGI_Rlap_v1, whole genome shotgun sequence window:
- the LOC139876228 gene encoding transcription factor ORG2-like, with translation MLALSPLFSYGWRIEDLITQNIQQDCINDTTSLEFEANSYHSLLDLPSNDQIIHYDITLEKSISISSGRTVNENNGDPMKVAKKLNHNASERERRKKVNNLYAFLRSLLPMPYDQKKKLSIPRTVSRALKYIPELQKEVEALRRKKEKLSSFSTSIAKSAGIKKESAKDAILKRKSSVVSSVNVLGEKDAMIQLIFSNGSTKLSKVLEYVEQEEEYGFVVLNSTMFKSSGEGIVTNTLHLQVQVDKKIEADWVKAKLCSFYQESEELLL, from the exons ATGTTGGCATTATCCCCTCTATTTTCATATGGATGGCGAATTGAGGATCTCATTACCCAAAATATTCAACAAGATTGCATTAATGATACTACATCTTTAGAATTTGAAGCAAATTCATATCATTCTCTTCTTGATCTTCCTTCAAATGATCAAATTATTCACTATGATATTACACTGGAAAAGTCCATTTCCATTTCTTCTGGTAGaactgtaaatgaaaataatggtgATCCTATGAAAGTGGCCAAAAAGCTCAATCATAATGCTAGTGAAAGAGAACGTCGTAAAAAGGTTAACAACTTGTATGCATTCCTTCGTTCGCTATTGCCCATGCCATATGATCAAAAG AAAAAATTAAGTATTCCGCGAACAGTGTCACGAGCTCTGAAGTATATACCCGAGTTACAAAAGGAAGTGGAGGCGTTAAGGCGTAAAAAGGAAAAACTTTCATCCTTTTCAACATCAATCGCTAAAAGCGCTGGCATCAAGAAAGAAAGTGCAAAAGATGCTATATTAAAAAGAAAATCATCGGTAGTTTCATCTGTTAACGTTTTAGGTGAGAAAGATGCAATGATTCAGCTGATTTTTTCAAACGGTTCTACGAAATTGTCTAAAGTTTTGGAATACGTGGAACAAGAAGAAGAATATGGATTTGTTGTGCTAAATTCAACGATGTTTAAGAGTTCGGGAGAAGGCATTGTAACAAACACTCTTCATCTTCAG GTGCAAGTTGATAAGAAAATAGAGGCTGACTGGGTAAAGGCAAAGCTCTGCTCTTTCTACCAAGAATCAGAAGAACTTTTACTCTAA
- the LOC139877714 gene encoding protein STRICTOSIDINE SYNTHASE-LIKE 2-like isoform X2 → MFYSKLLVTTLTILMLIVSMLLCCGFTFNNRVNDNDDAEVIQIDGGAVGPESFDFDHGDGLSPYTGVSDGRIVKWIASERRWIDFAVTSNKRDGCGGPEMEHICGRPLGLKLDKSRGDLYIADAYFGLLVVGPKGGLATSLVSQVLGLPLMFTNSLEIDHENGLVYFTDSSQRYTRRDHTLAVLTDDQTGRLLKYNLETKEVNVLLYNLTFPNGVILSQDGYPDNIKRNKNGEFWVAMFSRKRTFLKLIHYIPWIVEGLIKLPIDVVKVSSYIAKVGGEGLAAKLGVDGEILKILEDTNGKIWKYASEVMEIDEHLWIGSVENPFVVKLKMQAQM, encoded by the exons ATGTTTTATTCCAAGCTTTTAGTGACCACATTAACAATCCTTATGTTAATTGTATCTATGTTATTATGTTGTGGGTTTACGTTTAATAATCGTGTTAACGATAACGATGATGCTGAAGTTATTCAGATTGACGGTGGTGCAGTTGGACCCGAAAGCTTCGATTTCGATCATGGTGATGGTTTGAGTCCGTACACGGGTGTTTCCGATGGCCGGATTGTTAAATGGATCGCTAGCGAACGAAGATGGATTGATTTTGCGGTCACTTCGAACAAAAG GGATGGGTGTGGTGGACCAGAGATGGAGCATATATGTGGACGTCCGTTGGGCCTAAAGTTGGATAAAAGTAGAGGTGATTTGTATATTGCAGATGCATATTTTGGGCTACTTGTAGTTGGCCCAAAAGGTGGGTTAGCAACTTCACTGGTGTCACAAGTTCTAGGCCTTCCATTAATGTTTACAAATTCGTTAGAAATTGACCATGAAAATGGACTCGTCTACTTCACTGATAGCAGTCAACGTTACACTAGAAG GGATCATACGCTTGCTGTACTCACTGATGACCAAACCGGAAGATTATTGAAATACAATCTGGAAACCAAAGAGGTCAATGTCCTACTTTATAATCTCACATTTCCAAACGGAGTCATTTTAAGTCAAGATG GATATCCTGACAATATTAAAAGAAACAAGAACGGGGAATTTTGGGTTGCGATGTTTTCAAGAAAAAGAACATTTTTGAAATTGATTCATTACATTCCTTGGATTGTAGAAGGATTAATTAAGCTTCCAATTGACGTTGTTAAAGTCAGCTCATACATTGCTAAAGTTGGAGGTGAAGGGTTGGCAGCAAAGTTGGGGGTAGATGGTGAGATATTGAAAATCTTGGAGGATACAAATGGTAAAATATGGAAATATGCTAGCGAGGTGATGGAGATAGATGAGCATTTGTGGATTGGTTCCGTTGAGAACCCTTTTGTGGTCAAACTAAAAATGCAAGCTCAAATGTAA
- the LOC139877714 gene encoding protein STRICTOSIDINE SYNTHASE-LIKE 10-like isoform X1, with the protein MFYSKLLVTTLTILMLIVSMLLCCGFTFNNRVNDNDDAEVIQIDGGAVGPESFDFDHGDGLSPYTGVSDGRIVKWIASERRWIDFAVTSNKRDGCGGPEMEHICGRPLGLKLDKSRGDLYIADAYFGLLVVGPKGGLATSLVSQVLGLPLMFTNSLEIDHENGLVYFTDSSQRYTRRDHTLAVLTDDQTGRLLKYNLETKEVNVLLYNLTFPNGVILSQDGNFLLVVETTNCRVLRFWLKTQKAGMLEVFADLPGYPDNIKRNKNGEFWVAMFSRKRTFLKLIHYIPWIVEGLIKLPIDVVKVSSYIAKVGGEGLAAKLGVDGEILKILEDTNGKIWKYASEVMEIDEHLWIGSVENPFVVKLKMQAQM; encoded by the exons ATGTTTTATTCCAAGCTTTTAGTGACCACATTAACAATCCTTATGTTAATTGTATCTATGTTATTATGTTGTGGGTTTACGTTTAATAATCGTGTTAACGATAACGATGATGCTGAAGTTATTCAGATTGACGGTGGTGCAGTTGGACCCGAAAGCTTCGATTTCGATCATGGTGATGGTTTGAGTCCGTACACGGGTGTTTCCGATGGCCGGATTGTTAAATGGATCGCTAGCGAACGAAGATGGATTGATTTTGCGGTCACTTCGAACAAAAG GGATGGGTGTGGTGGACCAGAGATGGAGCATATATGTGGACGTCCGTTGGGCCTAAAGTTGGATAAAAGTAGAGGTGATTTGTATATTGCAGATGCATATTTTGGGCTACTTGTAGTTGGCCCAAAAGGTGGGTTAGCAACTTCACTGGTGTCACAAGTTCTAGGCCTTCCATTAATGTTTACAAATTCGTTAGAAATTGACCATGAAAATGGACTCGTCTACTTCACTGATAGCAGTCAACGTTACACTAGAAG GGATCATACGCTTGCTGTACTCACTGATGACCAAACCGGAAGATTATTGAAATACAATCTGGAAACCAAAGAGGTCAATGTCCTACTTTATAATCTCACATTTCCAAACGGAGTCATTTTAAGTCAAGATGGTAATTTTCTTCTCGTTGTTGAGACAACGAACTGTAGAGTTTTGAGATTTTGGCTTAAAACACAGAAAGCCGGTATGCTTGAAGTTTTTGCCGATCTTCCAGGATATCCTGACAATATTAAAAGAAACAAGAACGGGGAATTTTGGGTTGCGATGTTTTCAAGAAAAAGAACATTTTTGAAATTGATTCATTACATTCCTTGGATTGTAGAAGGATTAATTAAGCTTCCAATTGACGTTGTTAAAGTCAGCTCATACATTGCTAAAGTTGGAGGTGAAGGGTTGGCAGCAAAGTTGGGGGTAGATGGTGAGATATTGAAAATCTTGGAGGATACAAATGGTAAAATATGGAAATATGCTAGCGAGGTGATGGAGATAGATGAGCATTTGTGGATTGGTTCCGTTGAGAACCCTTTTGTGGTCAAACTAAAAATGCAAGCTCAAATGTAA